From Punica granatum isolate Tunisia-2019 chromosome 1, ASM765513v2, whole genome shotgun sequence:
GATGACTCAGAGGCCTGCCCTTCAGCTAAGTCCTCTGGCAGATCTTCTTCTGTTTGGCGGGAAGAGAAGCGTTGGCTTCCATTTCCCAGAGTCCCGCAAAAGGGCTTGTCGGAAGATACTAGGAAGAAATTGCAGCAGTACAGAGAATGTACTAATCAGATACTCAAAGCCGCCATGGCTATCAACGGCAGCGCCCTGGCCGAGATGGAAGTCCCAAGTGCTTATTTGGAGAGCCTGCCAAAGGTAATGCTCTGCCTTCATCAGTTTCAGATCCGCCATCGACGAaaaatatgcattttttaCATCTTCTGCCAAAATGTTCGACGGGTATATCATATAGTATTTACCACTATCCTTGCAATTTGTTGAATACCCAGAGTGGAAAAGCTTGTCTAGGGGAAACCATCTACCGCTACATGACCGAAGATAAGTTTTATCCTGAACTCCTACTCGATTATCTGGACGTATCATCAGAGTGGACCACATCAGATATCGCAAACAGGATAGAGGCTGCAGCACAAATATGGAGGCAGAAGTACCTCAGAAAGGAATCAGGTCACGCAAGGGGTACTAAGACATTGTGGGGTGGCAAGGTAAAGGGAGTTGTTGGTGATGCGGGAAAGAGTAAGCTTCTTGCTCGACGAGCAGAGACCCTCTTGAAAAACTTGCGGCTACGTTTCCCAGGTCTTCGGCAAACTGCTCTAGACATGAGCAAGATTCAGCATAACAAGGTATTTACCTTGAATATCTGCTTGCTCAGATCTTGCATCGACATGGTCTGCCTTGCTTATAGCACGATGAACTTTCGGAAGTATAATCTCTACATATTCTTATGATGACAGGTATTATAATTGCTGTATTGCACTTAAGCTAAAGATGACATACTAACACCCACCTCATAGATGAAGCCATTCAACATCTTCACACCTTGAATTTCGATAAAGCCTCCTCGAGTCTTAATACTCGTTCTAACAAACTTTTCAAATCAATATCTATCTGGGGAATATGCAGAATAAACGAAACACTGACTCTTTCTGCAGGACGTGGGCCACTCAATCCTGGAGAGTTATTCCCGATTGATGGAAAGTATAGCCTTCAATATCACGGCTAGAATCGACGACGTCTTTTACGTAGATGATGCGACAAAGCAACGGGCGGTGATGGAGGAAGATGATTTACTAAAGCGGATATATGCTGACCCTTTCATTATCCAGAATTCCAGCCATGCCTCTACATTTAGATTACAACCATGGCAGTCAAATAGGAGCGACAGGAGCAGCCTGAAATACCCGTTGGACCAAAATCCTGATGGCTCCTGAAGGGTAGACTCTCAGGCACAAATTTTAACTTTGGCGAAGGATTTAAAAGGTTCGCCGCAAACTCCTATCTGGCTAGCTATTGTAAAACTAAATGGGGTCGATGGCAATTTCAGCTGTGATGCCTGACTTGTGTCCCGATTAGTACGAGGAGTAAGTGAGTGGAGGATTATCTTGTTAAGTAGAACCACAAATGAAGGCTGCTAGGTTACTGATGTAACGAGTCTAGAGGTATGAGTGTTGCTTATAGTTAGTCAACTGTGATCGGTTTTATCCTGTCCTTAACCTGCTGTTCTTTGCTTTCGATGTGATACCTCTTCCAGACATTTAGATGAATGGCAATTATGGCTTGGCTTCATGCCTTAGGTATAATTGTTGCTCTGTTTGATTGATGTGTATGTATCAATTCCTTGCATTTAATAACGTGCCCCTACTAGAGTTCTTATGAACTCTCTGTTAAGTAAAATGAATCATAAGCCAGGCCTTTGTCACATGCCATAAGAAAATTCTGAGATAGCCAAAACCGATCTTGCCGGAAGAAGGCTTGGTTTCTCGTTTGTTATTTGAACACTGCGAAATTTATGCCTTGATAAGGCTGCATAGTGTAGTAAGATCCTAAAAGGTGAAAGGAGCAAGCCAGAAGAAGCAATATTCCTTCCTGATGTATTCTCGGCGGTGCCATCGACCCTGCAAAACTCCCAACAAGAGCCTGCAATACGTGGACTTCTACATTTCaaagtttttattatttcctttttcttgcgTGTTCTGTGGCAACAGGACATATGAAGAGGACAAATATGTTCCTAACATGAAACAAAACCTCTCCCGAACCAACCAGTTTTCAGTCTCCGGTATCAGTAGCCGGATTCTGTTTCCGAAACTATTCTACAAAGGAGTTGCTATAAGGCACACAGGTCTCTTTTCaaaatgtttttcttttacgACAATTTGAAGGAGTCATGTAAATTTACCTGAATCCGTGACTCCCAGATGTGCTGCATAAGAATATCCCGAGGTTCACTGAGAAGAGGATATATCAGGAGGGTTTTGCAAAGAGGAGCTCACAGAGCTTTCCTTGGCAATCCACCCACCTCCACCGCTCACGGAGAAGGTtcggtgaagaagaaggaggtgGACAGAATGCCAACAAGCTCTGTGAGAGGCCCTTTGTTAAACCCACATGAAGGCACAGAGAATGAATCATAAAGAAGACAGAGGACAGAGCACATATATTGGCAGTATGAGAAGTTTGGCGACACATTAATTAGGACGTGGTGGCCATATATATGCCAAGGAACCAACAGTAATGGGAGGAAAGTAGAAGCAACTGAGAGGGAGGGTTAGTTGGTGATGTCACGGCCCGGAGTACGCGTATGTCCCGTGTATTGCCCAGAAACCGGTTCATCGATCTGGAAGGTTGGGGCTCACACGAGATACCTTCTTTCGTACCATCAGATGAGCATCAAGAAGACAGATCATCTGCGAACCTCCGCTGATCTCACGATTACTTTGTATTACATAGAGCCAGTCTAGAGCTTATTGCCATGTCCACTGAATGATACCGATATCAGCAAAGACGATATGTCCAGTCAAAGTAATCGAGTTGAATGTTAGAGTCCGTACATCATTTTCTAGGGAATGGATGCAATCTCAGGAAGGATATTCAAAAGGGCCATCATATACAAAACGCATTATTCTTCCATTCCTATTCACTTTATCTTTACCAGCGAAATCTCCGATTGACTCGAGTCTTTTGGATTTATCGATTCGCTATTCAGTTAGAAACACGAATTACATTCTGGGTAATATTTTCTCCACACGTCTCAAATCCTGGGAAAACTTAACCTTGTAGAACAACCCCGACCAAGTAATGAAGTAATCCCTTGCGTCAAAACGTTCGATCTTTAATCGTACCGAATTAGTATGAACTTTTAACCGAGAAATGAAAGAAGGGCTTGTAGAAGATGTTCTTTGGTCCACTAAATGGTGATGTCTTTTCATTTCATCACCTGTGGAAAAATAAACCGATCTCAGATTTGAATTCAATAACTCCAATGATGAGcatagaagaagaaggagaagaataTTGGTTTGCTTGCTTGATCACACCTTTCTTCTGATGCATCTAAATCCCATCTTCACatgaattattaattatacgCAGCATGTTGAAGGTTCTATCGACtattcctctcttttttttggcctATTCAGTCCGTCGGTCCAACATCTATAACTCTAAGAAAGAACGTAATAGTTAATACTTCTGCCAATAGTTGTAGATTGTTGATATGGCCGTATAATTAACCAATATCAATACACAGCCGAGGATTGTTTTACCATGCCCAACGATCGAGATAGGGCTGGGTTTAAGAGCAACCGGAATTTACGGAGCGAGAGTCGGAGTTACACGGTACCTTATCTCCTTCGCCATGAGACCATCCCTGTCTGCCCGGCCCTTCAATGAATATTGATATATACCTTCCAACTACGGCCCGCATTGATTTCATAGTTGAGTCCAAACATAGTCCTTCAATTAAGGGCATGTTCCAGCTCTCTGATGCGGACAAGCTTGTTCCATTGGCAATGGTAACGAGCTAGCTAGG
This genomic window contains:
- the LOC116189819 gene encoding rop guanine nucleotide exchange factor 1-like — encoded protein: MGSLSSDGELERFEPYSTLSADVSESESWAGSDCVGADYSPLSSTPAARRRSSGESSFPTPIPGMFPVLGGRSTSAKRQIEMMAEMVDNLEMEEEVSEVDMMKERFTKLLLGEDMSGGGKGVCTALAISNAITNLSANVFGGLWKLEPLSQKKKSVWRREMEWLLCVSDSMVEFVPSKQESPGGGTVEIMVTRPRADLHTNLPALKKLDAMLICILDAFCDSEFYYVDCGVVVAHVDDSEACPSAKSSGRSSSVWREEKRWLPFPRVPQKGLSEDTRKKLQQYRECTNQILKAAMAINGSALAEMEVPSAYLESLPKSGKACLGETIYRYMTEDKFYPELLLDYLDVSSEWTTSDIANRIEAAAQIWRQKYLRKESGHARGTKTLWGGKVKGVVGDAGKSKLLARRAETLLKNLRLRFPGLRQTALDMSKIQHNKDVGHSILESYSRLMESIAFNITARIDDVFYVDDATKQRAVMEEDDLLKRIYADPFIIQNSSHASTFRLQPWQSNRSDRSSLKYPLDQNPDGS